Proteins from a genomic interval of Caulobacter sp. NIBR1757:
- a CDS encoding helix-turn-helix transcriptional regulator: protein MPRPQHAAPDPIDVAVGARMRMRRKTLGLTQTALAEALGITFQQVQKYERGANRVSASMLVRAAKRLDCPVAFLVGEEPGGFPTDETLLTMLAYPGAIDLLHAYTSIEEAASRNAVVTVARALSGQEARRSAEAA from the coding sequence TTGCCACGTCCTCAGCACGCCGCGCCCGACCCTATCGATGTCGCCGTCGGCGCCCGTATGCGTATGCGCCGTAAGACCCTCGGCCTGACCCAGACCGCGCTCGCCGAAGCGCTCGGCATCACCTTCCAGCAGGTTCAGAAGTATGAGCGCGGCGCCAACCGCGTCTCGGCCTCGATGCTGGTCCGGGCCGCCAAGCGCCTCGACTGCCCCGTGGCCTTCCTGGTCGGCGAGGAGCCGGGCGGCTTCCCCACCGACGAAACGCTGCTGACCATGCTGGCCTATCCCGGCGCCATCGATCTGCTGCACGCCTACACCTCGATCGAGGAAGCCGCGTCGCGCAACGCCGTGGTCACGGTCGCCCGCGCCCTGTCGGGCCAGGAAGCCCGCCGGTCCGCCGAAGCGGCCTGA
- a CDS encoding alpha-L-fucosidase, whose translation MADFSAFKDRPVPAWYAEPQFGVFIHWGMFAIPAFAPPGVSISDLFVSDYDNAFVLGPYAEWYANALRDPTSPTAKHHAEHYGDAPYDAFRAPFDEASQAFDADAWADLFLAAGAKYVVFVTKHHDGYCLWPTSVPNPWKPGWNSQRDFVGELAAAVRKRGMRFGLYYSGGLDWTAHPRLIRNMGEMFAAVPTSDDYRAYALAQAKELIDRYQPSVLWNDIAWPSAEDLPELFAHYYAVVPDGVINDRWLGVTPLFESLREPAACAAFNDRIKDSIQKNGVHFNGGAPPPHCDFRTVEYGSGAHLKGVKWESTRGLGLAFGYNAAEATDDYMTGQDIADLFAEVKADGGNLLLNVGPRADGSIPEVQSKALLEFARLAAGPA comes from the coding sequence TTGGCCGATTTCAGCGCCTTCAAGGACCGGCCCGTGCCGGCCTGGTACGCCGAGCCGCAGTTCGGCGTCTTCATCCACTGGGGCATGTTCGCCATCCCCGCCTTCGCCCCGCCGGGGGTGTCGATCAGCGATCTGTTCGTCAGCGACTATGACAACGCCTTCGTGCTCGGCCCCTATGCCGAATGGTACGCCAACGCCCTGCGCGACCCGACCAGCCCGACCGCCAAACACCATGCCGAGCACTACGGCGACGCGCCCTACGACGCCTTCCGCGCCCCCTTCGACGAGGCTTCCCAGGCCTTCGACGCCGATGCCTGGGCCGATCTCTTCCTGGCGGCCGGCGCCAAATACGTCGTCTTCGTCACCAAGCACCACGACGGCTACTGCCTCTGGCCCACCAGCGTCCCCAACCCCTGGAAGCCCGGCTGGAACAGCCAGCGTGACTTCGTCGGCGAGCTGGCCGCCGCGGTCCGCAAGCGGGGCATGCGCTTTGGCCTCTACTATTCCGGCGGCCTCGACTGGACGGCCCATCCCCGGCTGATCCGCAACATGGGCGAGATGTTCGCCGCCGTGCCGACCAGCGACGACTATCGCGCTTATGCGCTCGCCCAGGCCAAGGAACTGATCGACCGCTATCAGCCCTCCGTGCTGTGGAACGACATCGCCTGGCCGAGCGCCGAGGACCTGCCCGAGCTCTTCGCCCACTACTATGCGGTCGTGCCGGACGGGGTGATCAACGACCGCTGGCTGGGCGTCACCCCCCTGTTCGAGAGCCTGCGGGAGCCCGCCGCCTGCGCCGCCTTCAACGATCGCATCAAGGACAGCATCCAGAAGAACGGGGTGCATTTCAACGGCGGGGCGCCGCCGCCGCACTGCGACTTCCGCACCGTCGAATACGGCTCGGGCGCCCACCTCAAGGGGGTGAAGTGGGAATCGACCCGGGGTCTGGGCCTCGCCTTCGGCTACAACGCCGCCGAGGCCACCGACGACTACATGACCGGCCAGGACATCGCCGACCTCTTCGCCGAGGTGAAGGCCGATGGCGGCAACCTGCTGCTCAACGTCGGCCCCCGCGCCGATGGCTCGATCCCGGAGGTGCAGTCGAAGGCCCTGCTCGAGTTTGCACGCCTCGCCGCCGGCCCCGCTTGA
- a CDS encoding N-formylglutamate amidohydrolase yields MTLTDPHRTETPATPSAAAGGIAYRIDPPVAGAPATPLIFASPHSGRVYPPEMLEAAAVGEALMRRSEDAFVDELIAAAPRAGVTVLTAGYGRAYIDLNRDPWELDPAMFEDELPPHVQGRTARVAAGLGAIAKLAGEGQKIYGRKLRYAEAEARIRTAHRPYHDALARLIGEAHAAHGMAILIDWHSMPSAAARTVVTPRHGKGCDMVLGDRFGAACAPALTRLVEKVLEAMDHRVVRNAPYAGGYTTEFYGRPARRIHALQIEIDRALYLDETTLEPTEGLERLKADVARLTEALAVGWRDLG; encoded by the coding sequence ATGACGCTGACCGATCCGCACCGGACAGAGACACCGGCGACGCCTTCGGCAGCGGCGGGCGGCATCGCATACCGGATCGACCCGCCTGTTGCGGGCGCCCCCGCGACGCCCCTGATCTTCGCCTCCCCCCATTCCGGCCGGGTCTATCCGCCCGAGATGCTGGAGGCCGCGGCGGTCGGCGAGGCCCTGATGCGCCGGTCGGAGGACGCCTTCGTCGATGAACTGATCGCCGCCGCCCCGCGGGCCGGGGTGACGGTGCTGACGGCCGGCTACGGGCGGGCCTACATCGATCTCAACCGCGATCCCTGGGAGCTGGACCCGGCGATGTTCGAGGACGAGCTGCCGCCGCATGTCCAGGGCCGCACGGCGCGGGTGGCGGCGGGCCTGGGGGCGATCGCCAAGCTGGCCGGCGAGGGCCAGAAGATCTACGGCCGCAAACTGCGCTACGCCGAGGCCGAGGCGCGGATCCGCACCGCCCACCGGCCCTATCACGACGCCCTGGCCCGGCTGATCGGCGAAGCCCACGCCGCCCACGGCATGGCCATCCTGATCGACTGGCACTCGATGCCCTCGGCGGCGGCCAGGACGGTGGTCACCCCGCGCCACGGCAAGGGTTGCGACATGGTGCTCGGCGACCGCTTCGGCGCCGCCTGCGCGCCGGCCCTGACCCGGCTGGTGGAGAAAGTGCTTGAGGCCATGGACCACCGGGTGGTCCGCAACGCCCCCTATGCCGGCGGTTACACCACCGAGTTCTACGGCCGGCCCGCCCGACGCATCCACGCCCTGCAGATCGAGATCGACCGGGCTTTGTACCTGGATGAGACGACGCTGGAGCCGACGGAGGGGCTGGAGCGGCTGAAGGCGGATGTGGCGCGCCTGACCGAGGCGCTGGCGGTGGGCTGGCGCGATTTGGGGTAG
- a CDS encoding ATP-binding cassette domain-containing protein, which produces MPAPLIQFASVSKRYAGQTAVDAVTLAIPAGQFVAVVGASGSGKTTLTKMINRLVDPSSGQVLVEGEDVATQDPVQLRRRIGYVFQGVGLFPHLTVAENIAITPRLLRWPDAGIIARVAELLGLVDLPGSYADRRPDQLSGGERQRVGVARALAAKPAILLMDEPFGALDPITREALGRATRDLHDRLALTTVMVTHDVQEALLLADRILVMADGRLLADASPRELLKGHDDPAVAALIDTPARQARALSALMGADQ; this is translated from the coding sequence ATGCCCGCCCCGCTCATCCAGTTCGCCTCCGTCAGCAAGCGCTACGCCGGCCAGACCGCCGTCGACGCTGTCACGCTTGCCATCCCGGCCGGCCAGTTCGTCGCCGTGGTCGGCGCCTCCGGCTCCGGCAAGACCACCCTGACCAAGATGATCAACCGCCTGGTCGATCCCTCCTCCGGCCAGGTCCTCGTCGAAGGCGAGGATGTCGCGACCCAGGACCCGGTCCAGCTTCGCCGCCGCATCGGCTACGTTTTCCAGGGCGTCGGCCTGTTCCCGCACCTGACCGTGGCCGAGAACATCGCCATCACCCCGCGCCTGCTCAGATGGCCGGACGCCGGGATCATCGCCCGGGTCGCCGAACTCCTCGGCCTCGTCGATCTGCCGGGGTCTTACGCCGACCGCCGCCCCGACCAGCTGTCCGGCGGCGAGCGCCAGCGGGTCGGCGTCGCCCGGGCTCTGGCCGCCAAGCCCGCCATCCTGTTGATGGACGAGCCCTTCGGCGCCCTCGATCCGATCACCCGCGAGGCCCTCGGCCGCGCCACCCGCGACCTGCATGACAGGCTTGCCCTGACCACCGTCATGGTCACCCACGATGTCCAGGAAGCCCTGCTGCTGGCCGACCGCATCCTGGTCATGGCCGACGGCCGGCTGCTGGCCGACGCCAGCCCCCGTGAGCTGCTCAAGGGCCATGACGACCCGGCCGTCGCCGCCCTCATCGACACCCCGGCCCGCCAGGCCCGCGCCCTCTCGGCCCTCATGGGAGCGGACCAGTGA
- a CDS encoding response regulator — MPRILLAEDDDSLRNFLSRALERAGYDVRACADGEEAAGCLDEDWDLLLTDIVMPGMDGIEVARHAAARHPGLRIMFITGFAAVALSAGDRAPAGAKVLSKPIHLREIVTEVDRMMAAA; from the coding sequence ATGCCCCGCATCCTGCTGGCCGAAGACGACGATTCCCTGCGCAACTTCCTGTCGCGCGCCCTGGAGCGCGCTGGCTACGACGTCCGCGCCTGCGCCGATGGCGAAGAGGCGGCCGGCTGCCTCGACGAGGACTGGGACCTGCTGCTGACCGACATCGTCATGCCTGGGATGGACGGCATCGAGGTGGCCCGCCACGCGGCCGCCCGGCATCCGGGCCTGCGGATCATGTTCATCACCGGCTTCGCCGCCGTCGCCCTGTCGGCCGGCGACCGCGCTCCGGCCGGCGCCAAGGTGCTGTCCAAGCCGATCCACCTGCGGGAGATCGTCACCGAGGTTGATCGGATGATGGCGGCGGCCTGA
- a CDS encoding GNAT family N-acetyltransferase, with amino-acid sequence MLHAMRIVDFEPRHAEAWKRLNEAWITRHFALEPSDLEVLDDPVGKVIDPGGRIFMAEDESGRAIGCVGLKVVPADHGGGLEVIKMTVDEAARGTGLGRALMQACIDGAGTMGAGRLYLETNSALGPALGLYRAMGFTDLPRQETPYQRCDVWMARAIP; translated from the coding sequence ATGCTTCATGCCATGCGCATCGTCGATTTCGAACCCCGTCACGCCGAGGCCTGGAAACGCCTCAACGAGGCCTGGATCACCCGCCACTTCGCCCTGGAGCCCAGCGACCTGGAGGTGCTGGACGATCCGGTCGGCAAGGTCATCGATCCCGGCGGCCGCATCTTCATGGCCGAGGACGAGAGCGGCCGGGCCATCGGCTGCGTCGGCCTGAAGGTCGTGCCGGCCGACCACGGTGGCGGGCTGGAGGTTATCAAGATGACTGTCGATGAGGCGGCGCGCGGCACGGGCCTGGGCCGCGCCCTGATGCAGGCCTGTATCGACGGGGCCGGGACCATGGGCGCCGGCCGCCTGTACCTGGAGACCAATTCGGCCCTGGGTCCGGCGCTGGGCCTCTATCGCGCCATGGGCTTCACCGACCTGCCGCGGCAGGAAACCCCCTATCAGCGATGCGACGTCTGGATGGCGCGCGCCATTCCCTGA
- a CDS encoding SDR family oxidoreductase has translation MTEGTLFDLTGKVAVITGSSRGIGKAIAERMAQHGAKVTISSRKAGPCEEVAAEINAKYPGAAIAVPANISSKDDLQRLVDETRKAFGKVDIVVCNAASNPYYGPMAGIEDDQFRKILENNVIANHWLISMCIPEMKERGAGSVIIVSSIGGLRGSPVIGAYNVSKAADFQLARNLAHEYGPHGIRVNCIAPGLVKTDFAKALWSNPETLRRATDPVPLRRIGEPDEIAGAAVYLASDAGSFMTGQALVVDGGATI, from the coding sequence ATGACCGAAGGCACGCTGTTCGACCTGACCGGCAAGGTCGCCGTCATCACCGGCTCCTCGCGGGGCATCGGCAAGGCCATCGCCGAGCGCATGGCCCAGCACGGCGCCAAGGTGACCATCTCCTCGCGCAAGGCCGGCCCCTGTGAGGAGGTCGCCGCCGAGATCAATGCGAAGTACCCGGGCGCGGCCATCGCCGTGCCGGCCAACATCTCCTCGAAGGACGACCTTCAGCGCCTGGTCGACGAGACCCGCAAGGCCTTCGGCAAGGTCGACATCGTCGTCTGCAACGCCGCCTCCAACCCCTACTATGGCCCGATGGCCGGCATCGAGGACGACCAGTTCCGCAAGATCCTCGAGAACAACGTCATCGCCAACCACTGGCTGATCAGCATGTGCATCCCGGAGATGAAGGAGCGCGGCGCCGGCAGCGTGATCATCGTCTCCAGCATCGGCGGCCTGCGCGGCAGCCCGGTGATCGGCGCCTACAACGTCTCCAAGGCCGCCGACTTCCAGCTGGCCCGCAACCTGGCCCACGAATACGGCCCGCACGGCATCCGCGTGAACTGCATCGCGCCCGGCCTGGTGAAGACGGACTTCGCCAAAGCCCTGTGGTCCAACCCCGAAACCCTGCGCCGCGCCACCGACCCGGTGCCGCTGCGCCGCATCGGCGAGCCCGACGAAATCGCCGGGGCGGCGGTCTACCTCGCCTCCGACGCCGGCAGCTTCATGACCGGCCAGGCCCTCGTCGTCGACGGCGGCGCAACGATCTGA
- the typA gene encoding translational GTPase TypA: MSLRNIAIIAHVDHGKTTLVDQLLAQSGVFRANEAQTERAMDSNDQERERGITILAKCTSVLWHGEAGETRINIIDTPGHADFGGEVERILGMVDGCVLLVDAEEGVMPQTKFVLGKALKMGLRPILCLNKVDRPHADPDRVLNDAFDLFAAIGATDEQLDFPHIYASGKNGWATMDLSKPNDNLGPLFDLIVRHVPEPKAIARKDEPFQILSVLIESDPFLGRLLTGRIESGKAVPGMAIHALSRDGKEIERGRITKVLAFRGLKRQPVDDAEAGDIVAIAGLSKATVADTLCAMEVTDALPAQPIDPPTISMTVSVNDSPLAGREGDKVQSRVIRDRLMKELEQNVAIRVTETSEKDAFEVAGRGELQLGVLIESMRREGFELSISRPRVVFQTDPETGERMEPIEDVMIDVDDEFSGIVIEKLSARKAELKDMGPSGAGKTRLTLKSPSRSLIGYQGEFLTDTRGTGVLNRVFSHYEPYKGAIEGGRKGVLISNSDGETQAYALWNLEERGFMFVGGNEKTYQGMIIGENARMDDLDVNPMKAKQLTNVRASGKDESIRLTPPRRMTLEQAIAYIEEDELVEVTPKNIRLRKKVLNPSFRKRRVKDE; the protein is encoded by the coding sequence ATGTCCCTGCGCAACATCGCCATTATCGCCCACGTCGACCATGGCAAGACGACCCTCGTCGACCAGCTGCTGGCCCAGTCCGGCGTCTTCCGAGCCAACGAGGCGCAGACCGAGCGCGCCATGGACTCCAACGACCAGGAGCGCGAGCGCGGCATCACCATCCTGGCCAAGTGCACCAGTGTGCTGTGGCACGGTGAGGCGGGCGAGACCCGCATCAACATCATCGACACCCCCGGACACGCCGATTTCGGCGGCGAGGTCGAGCGGATCCTCGGCATGGTGGACGGCTGCGTTCTCCTCGTTGACGCCGAAGAGGGCGTCATGCCGCAGACCAAGTTCGTGCTCGGCAAGGCCCTGAAGATGGGCCTGCGCCCGATCCTCTGCCTCAACAAGGTCGACCGGCCGCACGCCGATCCGGACCGCGTTCTGAACGACGCCTTCGACCTGTTCGCCGCCATCGGCGCCACCGACGAGCAGCTCGACTTCCCGCACATCTACGCCTCCGGCAAGAACGGCTGGGCGACGATGGATCTCAGCAAGCCCAACGATAACCTCGGCCCGCTGTTCGACCTGATCGTCCGCCACGTCCCCGAGCCCAAGGCCATCGCCCGCAAGGACGAGCCCTTCCAGATCCTGTCGGTGCTGATCGAAAGCGACCCCTTCCTGGGCCGCCTGCTGACCGGCCGCATCGAGAGCGGCAAGGCTGTTCCCGGCATGGCCATCCACGCCCTGTCGCGCGACGGCAAGGAAATCGAGCGCGGCCGCATCACCAAGGTGCTGGCCTTCCGCGGCCTGAAGCGCCAGCCGGTCGACGACGCCGAAGCCGGCGACATCGTCGCCATCGCCGGCCTCAGCAAGGCCACCGTGGCCGACACCCTGTGCGCCATGGAGGTCACCGACGCCCTGCCCGCCCAGCCGATCGATCCGCCGACCATCTCCATGACCGTCTCGGTCAACGACAGCCCGCTGGCCGGCCGCGAAGGAGACAAGGTGCAGAGCCGGGTCATCCGCGACCGCCTGATGAAGGAGCTGGAGCAGAACGTCGCTATCCGCGTCACCGAAACCTCCGAGAAGGACGCCTTCGAAGTGGCCGGTCGTGGCGAACTGCAGCTGGGCGTTTTGATCGAGAGCATGCGCCGCGAAGGCTTCGAACTGTCGATCAGCCGTCCCCGCGTGGTCTTCCAGACCGATCCGGAAACCGGTGAGCGCATGGAGCCGATCGAAGACGTCATGATCGACGTCGATGACGAGTTCAGCGGCATCGTCATCGAGAAGCTGTCGGCCCGTAAGGCTGAACTGAAAGACATGGGCCCGTCCGGCGCTGGCAAGACCCGCCTGACCCTGAAGAGCCCGTCGCGCTCGCTGATCGGCTACCAGGGCGAGTTCCTGACCGACACCCGCGGCACCGGCGTTCTGAACCGCGTGTTCAGCCACTACGAGCCCTACAAGGGCGCCATCGAGGGCGGCCGCAAGGGCGTGCTGATCTCCAACTCCGACGGCGAGACGCAGGCCTACGCCCTGTGGAACCTGGAAGAGCGGGGCTTCATGTTCGTTGGCGGCAACGAGAAGACCTACCAGGGCATGATCATCGGCGAGAACGCGCGGATGGACGACCTGGACGTCAACCCGATGAAGGCCAAGCAGCTGACCAACGTCCGGGCCAGCGGCAAGGACGAGTCGATCCGCCTGACCCCGCCGCGCCGCATGACCCTCGAACAGGCCATCGCCTACATCGAGGAAGACGAGCTGGTCGAGGTGACGCCGAAGAACATCCGCCTGCGCAAGAAGGTGCTGAACCCCAGCTTCCGCAAGCGCCGCGTCAAGGACGAGTAG
- a CDS encoding DUF938 domain-containing protein: MTALSSPATARNKDLILEVLRAHLPASGLVLEVASGAGEHAVHMAASLPGLTWQPSDPDSQALASIAAWRAQAGTVNLLAPLELDAARPDNWPVRSADAIVCINMIHISPWAATEGLFTGAGRLLPDEGVLVTYGPYLEDEVETAPSNLAFDTSLKSRNPAWGLRRRENVEALAARHGLALHARVAMPANNLSLVFRRSANMNGR; the protein is encoded by the coding sequence ATGACCGCCCTCTCCTCTCCGGCCACCGCGCGCAACAAGGATCTCATTCTGGAGGTGCTGCGGGCGCATCTGCCGGCCAGTGGCCTGGTGCTCGAGGTCGCTTCGGGGGCGGGGGAGCATGCGGTGCATATGGCGGCCAGCCTGCCGGGGCTGACCTGGCAGCCGAGCGATCCCGATTCGCAGGCGCTGGCCAGTATCGCCGCCTGGCGCGCGCAGGCGGGGACCGTGAACCTGCTGGCGCCGCTTGAACTGGACGCCGCCCGGCCGGACAACTGGCCGGTGCGGAGCGCGGACGCGATCGTCTGCATCAACATGATCCACATCTCGCCCTGGGCGGCGACGGAGGGGCTGTTCACGGGGGCGGGCCGGTTGCTGCCGGACGAGGGCGTGCTGGTCACCTACGGGCCGTATTTGGAAGACGAAGTAGAGACCGCCCCCTCCAACCTCGCGTTCGATACGAGCCTGAAGAGCCGTAACCCCGCCTGGGGCCTCCGGCGGCGAGAGAATGTAGAGGCGCTGGCCGCCAGGCACGGCCTCGCCCTCCACGCCCGCGTCGCCATGCCGGCCAACAATCTCAGTCTCGTCTTCCGGCGTTCCGCGAACATGAACGGGAGATGA
- a CDS encoding RcnB family protein gives MKKFLIAAVALSVLGSAGAAAAQPYGGAGGYERRDERRDDRYDRRDERRDDRAERRDDRYDRRDDRRDDRYERRDDRRDSRYERRADRRYNAGRYYAPRGYQANRRWQRGQYLPPAYRDRGYYVDYRAYRLPPPPRGYGYYRHGDDVILTAIATGLIASVVFNLFD, from the coding sequence ATGAAGAAGTTCCTGATCGCCGCCGTCGCGCTGTCGGTTCTGGGTTCCGCCGGCGCCGCCGCGGCCCAGCCCTACGGCGGGGCCGGTGGCTATGAGCGCCGCGACGAACGTCGTGACGACCGCTACGACCGTCGCGACGAGCGCCGGGACGATCGCGCCGAACGCCGCGATGACCGCTACGACCGCCGCGATGACCGTCGCGACGACCGCTACGAGCGCCGGGACGACCGTCGTGACAGCCGTTACGAGCGCCGCGCCGATCGTCGCTACAACGCCGGCCGCTACTACGCCCCGCGTGGCTACCAGGCCAACCGTCGCTGGCAGCGCGGCCAGTACCTGCCCCCGGCCTACCGGGATCGCGGCTACTACGTCGACTACCGCGCCTACCGCCTGCCCCCGCCCCCGCGCGGCTATGGCTACTACCGCCACGGCGACGACGTCATCCTGACGGCCATCGCCACCGGCCTGATCGCCTCGGTGGTCTTCAACCTCTTCGACTAG
- a CDS encoding glycine betaine ABC transporter substrate-binding protein: MSEQVDAAWALLPDYLSQHVLLSAAALGLGLLISLPLAVLAARSPLVRWPAVTFAGLIQTIPGLALLALFYPLLLALSGFTESAFGFRLQALGFLPALLALTLYSMLPILRNAVAGLTGVDPAVREAADGVGMTPAQKLLRVEAPLAAPVIMAGVRTAAVWTIGAATLSTPVGQTSLGNYIFSGLQTENWVFVLFGCAASAVLALSVDGLLGLVERGVARRQTLPVLAGALLLLAGVAGAAVPSLLNASKPTYVVGAKNFSEQYILADLIGARLTAGGSQVARRDGLGSAVAFRALEAGEIDVYVDYSGTLWTNVMGRKDTPPRARLMAELTAWMAKEKGVTVLGSLGFENAYALAMDRKLAASLGIETIADLTAQAPALTLGADLEFLSRPEWASIEGAYGLNFGKEKSFNPTFMYRALASGEADVISAFSSDGRIAAQDLVVLSDPKGAVPSYDAVVLISPRRAKDKRLIEALTPMIGAIPVEAMRKANYAVDRDKAKQSPAQAAAELAKVTKLQ; this comes from the coding sequence GTGAGCGAGCAGGTCGACGCCGCCTGGGCCCTGCTGCCCGACTACCTGTCGCAGCATGTGCTGCTCAGCGCCGCGGCGCTCGGTCTCGGCCTGCTGATCAGCCTGCCCCTGGCCGTGCTGGCCGCCCGCAGCCCGCTCGTCCGCTGGCCGGCCGTGACCTTCGCCGGCCTGATCCAGACCATTCCGGGCCTGGCCCTGCTGGCCCTGTTCTACCCGCTGCTGCTGGCCCTCTCCGGCTTTACCGAGAGCGCCTTCGGCTTCCGTCTGCAGGCGCTGGGCTTCCTGCCGGCCCTGCTGGCCCTGACCCTCTATTCGATGCTGCCGATCCTGCGGAACGCCGTCGCCGGCCTGACCGGGGTCGATCCGGCCGTGCGCGAGGCCGCCGACGGGGTCGGCATGACGCCTGCGCAGAAGCTGTTACGGGTCGAAGCCCCCCTGGCGGCTCCGGTCATCATGGCCGGGGTGCGCACCGCCGCCGTCTGGACCATCGGGGCCGCCACCCTTTCGACCCCGGTCGGCCAGACCAGCCTCGGCAACTACATCTTCTCCGGCCTGCAGACCGAGAACTGGGTCTTCGTCCTGTTCGGCTGCGCCGCCAGCGCCGTCCTGGCCCTGAGCGTCGATGGCCTGCTGGGCCTGGTCGAGCGCGGCGTCGCCAGACGCCAGACCCTGCCGGTGCTGGCCGGCGCGCTTCTGCTGCTGGCCGGTGTCGCCGGCGCGGCTGTCCCCAGCCTGCTGAACGCCAGCAAGCCGACCTATGTGGTCGGGGCCAAGAACTTCTCCGAGCAGTACATCCTCGCCGACCTGATCGGCGCCCGCCTGACCGCCGGCGGATCCCAGGTCGCCCGCCGCGACGGCCTGGGCTCGGCCGTCGCCTTCCGGGCCCTGGAGGCCGGCGAGATCGACGTCTACGTCGACTACAGCGGCACCCTGTGGACCAACGTCATGGGCCGCAAGGACACCCCGCCGCGCGCTCGGCTGATGGCCGAACTGACCGCCTGGATGGCCAAGGAGAAGGGCGTCACCGTCCTGGGCTCCCTCGGCTTCGAGAACGCCTACGCCCTGGCCATGGACCGCAAGCTGGCGGCGTCCCTCGGCATCGAGACCATCGCCGACCTCACCGCGCAGGCGCCGGCCCTGACCCTCGGCGCCGACCTGGAATTTCTGTCGCGCCCCGAGTGGGCCTCGATTGAGGGCGCCTACGGCCTGAACTTCGGCAAGGAAAAGTCCTTCAACCCGACCTTCATGTACCGCGCCCTGGCCAGCGGCGAGGCCGACGTCATCTCCGCCTTCTCCAGCGACGGCCGCATCGCCGCCCAGGACCTGGTGGTGCTGAGCGATCCCAAAGGCGCCGTGCCGAGCTATGACGCCGTGGTGCTGATCTCGCCCAGGCGGGCCAAGGACAAACGCCTGATCGAGGCGCTCACGCCGATGATCGGCGCCATCCCCGTCGAGGCGATGCGCAAGGCCAACTATGCCGTCGACCGCGACAAGGCCAAGCAATCCCCGGCCCAGGCGGCGGCCGAGTTGGCCAAGGTCACCAAACTTCAGTGA
- a CDS encoding aminotransferase produces the protein MVHPVYADLPTTIFEVMSGLARDTGAINLGQGFPDEPGPLAVREKAAWEVVNGYNQYPPMRGLPDLREAAARHYAKFQGLDLDGLAEVTVTSGATEALAAAFLSLISPGDEVVLFQPLYDAYLPMVRRCGGIPRLATLRPPDFRIDRAMLEAVFSPRTKLVVLNNPVNPAATLWADEDLALLAQFCVAHDAIAVCDEVWEQIAFDGRVFRPLMGFPGMRERTVKIGSAGKMFAMTGWKVGLLCAAPPLMKALAGAHQFLTFTTPPNLQAAVAWGLDNCSDWFERMPLDLQRSRDRLAAGLEASGFRVLPAAGTYFLNVDLAASGIEEPDADFCLRAVKDHGIAAIPISAFYETDAPRNLIRLCFAKRDETIDAGVERLGRARGTGS, from the coding sequence GTGGTCCATCCCGTCTACGCCGATCTGCCGACCACCATCTTCGAGGTGATGAGCGGCCTGGCGCGCGACACCGGGGCGATCAACCTGGGCCAGGGGTTTCCGGACGAGCCCGGCCCGCTGGCGGTGCGCGAGAAGGCGGCCTGGGAGGTGGTGAACGGCTACAACCAGTATCCGCCGATGCGGGGACTGCCGGACCTGCGCGAGGCGGCGGCGCGGCATTATGCGAAATTCCAGGGGCTGGATCTGGACGGCCTGGCGGAGGTGACGGTGACCTCGGGGGCGACCGAGGCGCTGGCGGCGGCGTTTCTGTCGCTGATCTCGCCGGGGGACGAGGTGGTGCTGTTCCAGCCGCTGTACGACGCCTACCTGCCGATGGTGCGGCGCTGCGGCGGGATCCCGAGGCTGGCGACCCTGCGACCGCCGGATTTCCGCATTGATCGGGCCATGCTGGAGGCGGTGTTCAGTCCACGGACGAAACTGGTGGTGCTGAACAATCCGGTCAATCCGGCCGCCACCCTGTGGGCCGACGAGGACCTGGCGCTGCTGGCGCAGTTCTGCGTGGCGCATGACGCCATCGCCGTCTGCGACGAGGTCTGGGAGCAGATCGCCTTCGACGGGCGGGTGTTTCGGCCGCTGATGGGCTTTCCGGGGATGCGCGAGCGGACGGTGAAGATCGGCTCGGCGGGCAAGATGTTCGCCATGACCGGCTGGAAGGTCGGGCTCCTGTGCGCCGCGCCGCCGCTGATGAAGGCTCTCGCCGGGGCGCACCAGTTTTTGACCTTCACGACGCCGCCGAACCTGCAGGCGGCGGTGGCCTGGGGGTTGGACAACTGTTCCGACTGGTTCGAGCGGATGCCGCTGGACCTGCAGCGGTCGCGGGACCGGTTGGCGGCGGGGCTGGAGGCGTCGGGATTCAGGGTGCTGCCGGCGGCGGGGACCTATTTCCTCAACGTCGATCTGGCGGCGTCAGGGATTGAGGAGCCGGACGCGGACTTCTGCCTGCGGGCCGTGAAGGACCATGGCATCGCGGCCATCCCGATCTCGGCGTTTTATGAGACGGACGCGCCGAGGAACCTCATCCGCCTGTGCTTCGCCAAACGAGATGAGACGATTGATGCGGGGGTGGAGCGATTGGGGCGGGCGCGGGGGACAGGTTCGTAG